AAAAGTTGCTTCCTTTAAATAAAATTCCATTTTTGGAAGCGGCTCCGATGCCACCAAAATAACCCAAAGGAATACTGATGACTAAAGCACAAGGACAAGAAATAACTAAGAATACCAATGCTCTGTACAACCATTGACTAAATATATAATCACTCACAAAAAAGTAAGGAACTACGGTAATTAGCACTGCCAACAACACAACAATCGGGGTGTATGTTTTTGCAAATTTTCGGATGAATAATTCTGTCGGTGCTTTTTGTGCGGTGGCATTTTGTACTAATTCCAAAATTTTAGAAAGCTTGCTATCGGTATATGCGGTAGTAACTTTTACCTGTGTAACGGTTGTTAGGTTTATCATTCCTGCCAATACGGTTTGGCCTTTGGTTTTAGTATCTGGTTTGCTTTCCCCAGTAAGTGCAGCGGTGTTGAATGATGCAGTTTCGGATAATAATTCGCCGTCTAATCCTAATTTTTCTCCTGGTTTTAATTGAATGATACTGCCTATATTAACAGTTTCAGCTTTTACGGTTTTTGCTTGATTGTTTTCTAAAACAGTTACTTCATCTGGACGTTGGTCGAGCAAAGTTTTAATATTGGCTTTAGCTCTTGTTACCGCCAGTGTTTGGAATACTTCGCCAACGGCATAAAACAACATCACGGCTACGCCTTCAGGGTATTCGCCAATGGCAAAAGCTCCTATGGTGGCAATGCTCATCAATAAAAATTCTGAAAATACATCGCCTTTTCTGATGCTTTCAAATGCTTCTTTTATTACAGGTAATCCAACAGGCATATAGGCTACGGCATACCAAACAATCCTTATCCAACCTGTAAACCATTCGGGTTTCAGGACATTATCAAAGTAAATGGCTATGAGTAACAGCACTAATGAAATAATGCTTGGCAAAAACATTTTAATAGTGCTGTTTTTACTAATTTCCCTGCTGTGTTTGATGGTGTTATCCTTTTTTTCAACTGCACAACAGGCATCATCTATCATCTCTTTTGCATCTGCATTGGTGTATATTTTTTCTTCTTGTGTACAACAGAGCTGTTTACCGTCTTTGTCGTATATATGTTTATGTTCCATAGTCAAGTTTCTTTTATGATTATTTTCACTTGTTTTATAGTCTAAATTTTATTCCTCCGTTGATTACAAACCCGTCCAACGGTGCATAGATGTCTCTAAAAACAGGGTTGGTTATTGTGCCTGTATAGATGTTGTCAAAACGTGTCTGCCTTGTATCAAGGAAGTTTTCAAAGTTGATATACAAAGAGAACCGTTCCCAAATCTTTTCAGCCATAAAGCCACATATAACATAGTCTTTTCCTGTTGTTCCGTCATTAAGTTTTTGCTGACTAAAATAATAGGCTTCCAAACCGATTTTCCATTTATCCTCTATTTCATACATAAGTACAGAGTTAATGCGATGTTTTGGTGTTAGTGGATTTTCGGTATTTGTTCCGTTTTCAATCAATCGGGTATCGGTAAAGGTGTAGCCCAAAAACAATTTAAAATCATCATAACCGATTTTGATATTTGTTTCTGTTCCTTTGGTATGAATGTAGCCCGATGAATTCATGAACTGATATGTATTTGTAGCTATATTTTGAAGCAACAAAGGATTGTCTAAATAGGTGTAAAAGAATAAATGATTTATGCTAAATGTCCAATCATCGCCAATATTAGTACGGTAATTTATGTCTGCATTTGCTCCGTAGCTCTTTTCTAATTTATTGGTATTATCATAAATAGGCATTACGTTTTGATATTGTATGCGCTCGCTTTCTTCGGTAAAAATGGTTGGTGTTTTGTAGCCAAATCCGCCCCCGATACGTGAAGTCAATCCGTTTGCAATCCTAAAAATTGCCGATACTCTTGGCAAAAAAACAGCTCCGTAATCTATCACGTAATCCGTTCTTAAACCTGTTTCTAATTGAAGCCAATCCGTAGCCTTAAAAGAATTTTGAACGAAAGCCCCGAATGTCGTTTGATTGTAATCCCTTAACGGAAATGAGGTAATTTGTTTTTCTTTGAAGTTATCCGTCCAAATATTAACACCTGTTATCCATTCAGACTTTTCTTTGCTGTGGGTATAGCTCGCTTCCGTAAAAGTGGCTGTTTGCGTTCCCTCAAACTCGTAATTGGGAATAGCTGTATTACGGTTAAAATAACTTACGCTGTTTTTGACTTGGACAAAACTGTTTTTATTTACTGTATGGTCAAAAACAAATTGTGTGGAATAACGCTGTGTTTTGTTTTCCTCGAAAAACTGGTGTGTGTTGTCCGCTTTGCCCTTTATATAAAGCATGTCGCCACCCAAACGGTTTTCAATGGTGGCGTTGATGCCAAAGTTCATTTTAGTTTTATCATTGAAGTAAACAAATAACTTGGGGTTCAATACATACCTTTCAAATTGGGGAATGGCAGAAAGTCCGATTTGTGCAGGGTCGTAAGCTACGTTTCGGTTGTGCGAAGCGAATATTGTTGTTCCGATTTTATTAAACTTTTGTCCGTAAAAACCGTTGATGTCCAATCCTCTGCCCGATGTTCCGTTTAAATGAAAACGCAAATCCCTTTCTTCCGTTGGTGTCTTGGAAATTAAGTTTACCAAGCCTGCTATTGCTCCACCACCGTACAGCGTAGATGTTGAACCCTTAATAACTTCAACCTGCTTTAAGTCAAGCGGTGGAATTTGCAACAAACCTAACCCACTTGAAGCACCGGAATAAATCGGGAAACCGTCTTTTAAAATTTGCGTATATCGCCCGTCAAGTCCCTGAATACGAATAGAAGCATTGGCAGACGTTGCGGAAGTTTGCTGCGTTTGTATGCCTGTGCTTTCACTTAAAAGCATACGAATATCGCCTGCTTTCATATTTCCTTTTTCGTCCAATTCTTCACCTCCGATAAATTCAATACGGGTAGGAATATTTTGTATGCTTCTCGTGCTTCTGGTAGAGGATATGACAATTTCGTCTAACTCCACTGAACTTTCTTTGAGTAGGATTTCAATCGGAGCTGTATCTTCTAACGGAAAATTAAAGCTGTCGGTACGTTGGGCAAAACCGATATAACTAAATTGAATTTCTTGCAAACCGTTTGCAATACCTGTTAATATAATCTGTCCGTTTTCATCGGAAATTGTGGCGATTGTAGTGCCTGTTACCTGTGCGGTTACGCCCATTAAAGGCTCTTTTTTTTCGCTGTCTTTAATTACAGCTTTGAACGTATTTTGTGCATATACACAAAGGTTTAGTGTCATAAAAAATGACACAAAGAGTATTTTTTTCATTGTTGTAAAAATGATGCTTAATGTGAAGAAATAAACAATTACGATGCAAAGCATCGTTACTAACTAACTTGTGCCGAAGCACTATACATTAAGCGATTTGTGGTGGATGCCAAATAGAATAGGGGAAGCCAGAAATAGGTAACGTAGTTATTACTCCTAATTTCTTTTCAGGTAATTGGAAAGAGTTAGCAATTGAAAAATAAAATGACGTTATTACAAACCCCGTACAGGTATTACATTTAGAAAAAGGGGAGCAACAATCCATCCCGCAATCATCGTTGTCTTGTTCTTGACTGTCTGTTGTTTGTTGTGCGAGGTCAAGGCATTTATCTTCCATAAAGCAAGGTGCTGTTGATAACACCAACACCATTAAAGCTAATATGAATGATAAATATTTCATTATGCAAAGATACTGAAAAAATTAGACACTATCCCATAAAGTGTGTAAGTTAAAAAGAGAGTCTTAGGTTTTATAGTCTAAGTCTTTGGTCAAAAATAAGCATAAATTGGTTTAAAACCAACCCCCAATTTCTAATAGGCATCGACCATTTCTTAGTGGCTTCTCTTATAGAGAGATATACTGACTTCATAACCGCCTCATCGGTAGGGAAAGACATCTTATTTTTGGTGTATTTACGGATTTTTCCATTAAGATTTTCGATTAAATTAGTGGTATAAATAATTTTACGGATTTCTAAAGGAAAGTCGAAAAATACGGTCAATTCTTCCCAATGATCTCTCCAAGACTTCACGGCATATGAGTATTTATCTTCCCATTTTTCAGCAAAATCATCTAAAGCTAGTTTTGCCGCCTCTCTGTTAGGGGCAGTATAAATATTCTTCATATCGGCTGTAAAGTCCTTTCTGTCCTTCCAGGCCACATATTTACAAGCATTTCTAATTTGTTCATTTGTCTTTATTTTTTTTCTTTTTATTGAAAAAGAGAAAAAAAGATAAGGAGCAGCCTTAAACCTCCCTAAAAAGAAATCAGGATTAAAAAATAAGGTTCCAATTAAAACTAGTAAGAATACTATAAATTCATTTTTAAGAAAAAGACACTCTATTCTTTTCATGTATTTAATCTAAATTCTTTTCTTTTGCTTCTATATAGTTTCTTTGATTGATGGTATTTAATAGTCTTTCTTGTTGTTCTTGATACCAAATTTCGTTTCTCTTCGACATTTCTAATTCTTGGACTAGCATTTTAATTTTATCTAATAGTAAGGGATATTCTACTAATCTTTTGTGGAACTCTTGATATTCTTCCTCGGTAAAATACTCTACCCTGTCAAATTCATTTTCGTTGTCGTTTAGTGTCGTTTGGTGTCGTTTGGTGTCGCTTAAATCCTTTCTGTTTATCAATTCTAATATTTGTAAAACATTGTTGTTGAATATTTTATTGTTAGGCGACAGGCTGTCGCGTAGTGTCGCAAGCTGTCGCTGTATTGTTCGAACAGAAACACCTATAATTTCAGCCATTTGAGAAGTTGTATATTTAGTATCCATAATAATATTTAGTCTTTAAATTTCTTTTTCATTTCGGCAATGAAAAACCCAGCAGGGTTTCCTATTCCAAATTTTCTTACCATTCCATTTATATCTTGACACCAATCCATAAATTCGGGGCTTCTTGTTGCTTTTAAGAGAATTTCTTTGTTGTTCTTTATTCCTTTTTCTTCAAAGTTGAAATAGTCTTTTAAAACTCTTAAATGTTCCTTAGAGAAGTCCCAGCGTAGAGAAATTTGTTTATCCAAATCTTTGGTCTCTAAACTTTCATCTCTGTTTTTAGGAATAGAGAATGGTTTAAATTTTATGTGGGTAAAT
This region of Ornithobacterium rhinotracheale genomic DNA includes:
- a CDS encoding heavy metal translocating P-type ATPase, with translation MEHKHIYDKDGKQLCCTQEEKIYTNADAKEMIDDACCAVEKKDNTIKHSREISKNSTIKMFLPSIISLVLLLIAIYFDNVLKPEWFTGWIRIVWYAVAYMPVGLPVIKEAFESIRKGDVFSEFLLMSIATIGAFAIGEYPEGVAVMLFYAVGEVFQTLAVTRAKANIKTLLDQRPDEVTVLENNQAKTVKAETVNIGSIIQLKPGEKLGLDGELLSETASFNTAALTGESKPDTKTKGQTVLAGMINLTTVTQVKVTTAYTDSKLSKILELVQNATAQKAPTELFIRKFAKTYTPIVVLLAVLITVVPYFFVSDYIFSQWLYRALVFLVISCPCALVISIPLGYFGGIGAASKNGILFKGSNFLDVIANIQNVVMDKTGTMTEGVFKVQEVVLKPEFNKDEILKMVNALESQSTHPVATAIHQYVGEIDSSIKLENTEEIAGHGLKANVRGKELLVGNFKLMDKFNISYDLDPTTIVYTLIAIAYDGKFVGYITIADSIKEDAQLTIDKLKALGVKTTMLSGDKSTVVKFVADKLGINNAFGDLLPEDKVNKVKEIKAKNESVAFVGDGVNDAPVVALSDVGIAMGGLGSDATIETADVVIQDDKPSKIPMAINIGKQTKKIVWQNIALAFGVKAIVLILGAGGLATMWEAVFADVGVALLAILNAVRIQRMKFN
- a CDS encoding TonB-dependent receptor, which gives rise to MKKILFVSFFMTLNLCVYAQNTFKAVIKDSEKKEPLMGVTAQVTGTTIATISDENGQIILTGIANGLQEIQFSYIGFAQRTDSFNFPLEDTAPIEILLKESSVELDEIVISSTRSTRSIQNIPTRIEFIGGEELDEKGNMKAGDIRMLLSESTGIQTQQTSATSANASIRIQGLDGRYTQILKDGFPIYSGASSGLGLLQIPPLDLKQVEVIKGSTSTLYGGGAIAGLVNLISKTPTEERDLRFHLNGTSGRGLDINGFYGQKFNKIGTTIFASHNRNVAYDPAQIGLSAIPQFERYVLNPKLFVYFNDKTKMNFGINATIENRLGGDMLYIKGKADNTHQFFEENKTQRYSTQFVFDHTVNKNSFVQVKNSVSYFNRNTAIPNYEFEGTQTATFTEASYTHSKEKSEWITGVNIWTDNFKEKQITSFPLRDYNQTTFGAFVQNSFKATDWLQLETGLRTDYVIDYGAVFLPRVSAIFRIANGLTSRIGGGFGYKTPTIFTEESERIQYQNVMPIYDNTNKLEKSYGANADINYRTNIGDDWTFSINHLFFYTYLDNPLLLQNIATNTYQFMNSSGYIHTKGTETNIKIGYDDFKLFLGYTFTDTRLIENGTNTENPLTPKHRINSVLMYEIEDKWKIGLEAYYFSQQKLNDGTTGKDYVICGFMAEKIWERFSLYINFENFLDTRQTRFDNIYTGTITNPVFRDIYAPLDGFVINGGIKFRL
- a CDS encoding HTH domain-containing protein is translated as MDTKYTTSQMAEIIGVSVRTIQRQLATLRDSLSPNNKIFNNNVLQILELINRKDLSDTKRHQTTLNDNENEFDRVEYFTEEEYQEFHKRLVEYPLLLDKIKMLVQELEMSKRNEIWYQEQQERLLNTINQRNYIEAKEKNLD